A genomic window from Nicotiana sylvestris chromosome 11, ASM39365v2, whole genome shotgun sequence includes:
- the LOC138882176 gene encoding uncharacterized mitochondrial protein AtMg00300-like, translating into MTFQKDWFSSYEKNGGTVVMGNNATCAIVGIGSVRVRCHDGVVRTITQVSHVPDLKKNLISLSTLDEQGYRYMSEAGTIKVTKGSLAMLKGKLENGLYTLAGSTIFGSANASTVQLSNDDKARLWHMRLGHMSARGPEMLSNRNLLEGEKISTLDFCEHCVLGKQKKVSFSTDKHKTRGVLDYIHSDLWGPSKLPSKGGKSI; encoded by the exons ATGACATTCcaaaaagactggtttagcagctatgagaaaaatggaggaaccgtagtaatgggcaataatgcaacttgtgcaatagttggcattggctcagttcgggttcgctgccatgatggtgtcgtgaggactattacacaagtcagtcatgttcctgatctgaagaagaatttgatctccctgagtacactggatgaacaaggctacaggtacatgagcgaagcaggaactataaaggtgactaaaggttctttagccatgctgaaaggcaagctggagaacggcctttacacattggccggaagcaccatttttggctctgcaaatgcatctacagtgcagttatctaatgatgacaaggcaagactatggcacatgagactgggtcatatgagcgcacgtggaccggagatgttgagcaatcgtaaccttttggaaggtgagaagatcagcacacttgacttctgtgagcactgcgttctagggaagcagaagaaggtcagcttcagcactgacaaacacaagacaagaggagtgctagactacatccattcagatttatggggtccctctaaacttccatcgaagggcggaaagag catttaa